One Hypanus sabinus isolate sHypSab1 unplaced genomic scaffold, sHypSab1.hap1 scaffold_323, whole genome shotgun sequence DNA segment encodes these proteins:
- the LOC132388430 gene encoding zinc finger protein 174-like, translating to MRVKNGQEFVSRNLKHDTPVLLSLSRYLRSGARDPIDHPSCSDCGEGFTRSFDQLASPAFYTGERPFTCSDSGN from the exons ATGCGG gttaaaaacggacaggaatttgtctccaggaatctcaaacacgacacgccagttttgttgtctctgtctagatatttaagaagtggagcaagggatcctATCGACCATCcatcctgctcagactgtggggagggattcactcggtcatttgaccaactggcaagcccggcattttacacaggagaaaggccgttcacctgctcagacagtgggaattga